TCTATGTCGTGGAGGCCGCGGCCGAAATGATCGGACTGGACCTGGCCAAATCGACTGCCGTGATCCAGGGGTTCGGCAATGTCGGTAGCTTCGCGGCGCGTTTTCTGGCCGAGGCGGGCGTCAAGATCATCGCTGTCAGCGACGTATCAACCGGGCTTTACAATCCCGGCGGCCTTTCCGTTGACGCGCTCGTGGAATACGTGGCCACCCACCGGGTGCTGACGGGATTTCCCGACGCTGAGCCAATCTCCAACGCAGAACTTCTGGAATTGGAATGCGATGTCCTGGTCCTGGCTGCGCTGCAAAATCAGGTAACCGCGGAAAACGCTGAACGGATTAAGTGTCGGCTGCTGGCTGAGGGCGCCAACGGCCCCACCACGTTGGAAGCCGATGAGATCCTCAACGAACGTGGCGTGCACGTCATCCCCGACATCCTCGGCAATGCCGGCGGAGTAACGGTATCCTACTTCGAGTGGGTGCAGGGCCTGCAGAACCTGACCTGGACGCTCGATGAAATCAATCACCGGCTCAGGGCGATACTATTGGATGCGTTCGCTCGCACGCGGCGACGCGCGGAGGGTGACAGATTGGACCTTCGCACCGCTGCCTTGATCGAGGGCATCGCTCGCGTCACCGAGGCCAAGTTGCTGCGCGGCCTGTTCCCATAAGCGTAAATAGAATCCCGTCCCGACGAGGAGGGATTGAAGATGACCAGAACCAAAGATGCCGATTCCAACGAGCATTCGAGCACCGCCCGCGCGCTCGCAGCGCAACTCGAGTGCGCTCGTGTGGCGCAGGCCGAGGCCGAAGCAGCGCGCGACAGGCTCCTGGACGGAATCGAGTCAGCTTTGGAAGGGTTCGTTCTCTATGACGCCGATGACCGCATGGTCGCCTTCAATTCTCGCTTTCAAGAATTGTTCGCCCCGAGCGCTAGGATCGGAATGAGTTTTGAGGACCTGATCCACGCCTCCGCAGAGAACGGATTGATACCATTTGGCGAAGTCCCTCCGGAGGCGTGGATTGCACAGCGCTTGAAGCGCCACCGCAACCCTGGCCAGCCGTTCACGCTGAGGCTCAATAGCGGGACGTGGATTCGAATTAGCGAGGGCCGGACCCGCGATGGCGGCCTCGTCGGCGCTTACACCGACGTTACCGAACAGGAGGAACAGCGCGCGCATCTGGAGGAACAGATTGCCGCGACTGAAGCGGCCGTCACCCGCGCAAGAGCCGCTCGCAGACAGCTTTTGGACGCAATAGAATCAGCGCTGGAAGGCTTTGCGCTCTACGACGCCGACGATCGGCTTGTAGTCTACAACACGAGATACCGGGACATGTTCACCGGCGGTGCGGCACTTCCTAAGGAGCCTATCCTAGACAAGCCAGGTCCGCAGTTTGAAGAGCGGGCCCGCGCTTTTGCGGAGAGTGGGGATGTAGATCGAGAAGGCGTCACTGTCGAGGAATGGGTTGCGCGGCGAATGGCGCGTCATAGCAACCCCAGCGGGCCCTTCAAGCTGGTGCTCCGGGATGGAGTCACCCTTCGCGTCAGTGAACACAAGACCGGCGACGGCGGAACGGTTTGTGTCTATTCCGATATCACCGAGCTTGAAGAACACCGGGACCGCTTGGAAGAGCTCGTGGCCAAGCGTACTGCCAAGTTGCAGCAGCGCACGGAACAACTGCACAAGTCACGAGAGGACCTTGAGCGCGCCCGTGACGTGGCCGAGCAGGCTAGCAAAGCCAAGAGCGAGTTCCTTGCGAACATGAGCCATGAGATACGCACGCCGATGAATGGCGTGATCGGCATGGCGGAACTGCTCGCAGGAACCGAGCTTTCCGAACAGCAGCGCAGATATGTTTCGATCATCCTCCATTCCGCCGACACGCTCATGGATCTCATCAACGACATCCTCGACTTCTCCAAGATCGAGGCCGGTCGACTTGAGCTCGAGGCAATCCCATTCGTGCTGCGTGATACACTGGGCGACACGCTGCAGACCCTTGCCAAACGCGCGGCCGACAAAGATCTTGAACTTGCCTGCCACATTTCTCCCGAGGTGCCGGACCACCTGGTTGGAGACCCGACACGCCTGCGGCAGATCATCGTCAATCTGGTCGGCAATGCCATCAAGTTCACGGAGATCGGGGAGGTGGTGGTAGATGTGACACTGGATCAGCAGAATAGTACCGCCGTGCGCCTTCTGTTCCAGGTGCGCGATACGGGTATCGGTATCAAGAAGGCGCAACAGGAGCGGATTTTCGAGGCTTTCGCTCAAGCCGATACCTCGACGACGCGGCAATATGGCGGGACCGGGCTAGGCCTGGCGATCGCTGCGCAACTGGCCGAAAGGATGGGCGGGCGGATGGAGCTCGATAGCTCGCCGGGCTCTGGCAGCGTGTTTACTTTCGCCGCCGATTTCGGACTTGCGCCGGAACCAGAAGTCACACGCCCCGCGCGCGAGGCGCAGTTGCGTGGCCGGCGCGTACTGGTGGTCGACGACAACGCCACCAATCGACAGATTTTGGAGGAAATTGTCGTCAACTGGGGCATGACCCCGATAGTATCGCCGGACGGTGTGGCGGCGCTCCATGCACTCGATCAAGCTGGTGCATTGCCGGACCTCGCGATTCTTGACGTGATGATGCCCGGGATAAGCGGGTTCGACCTTGCCGCGTGCCTCCGACAACGAGCAGGCCTAAAGGAGATGCGGATCGTGATGATGTCGTCCGCCGGTCGGGCGAGTGACGAGGCACTGCTGCGCAAGCTCAGTATTTCGAGGCTCCTGGTGAAGCCGGTCAAACAATCCGAACTCCTGAACGCTATTACCAACGCGCTAGGCGTCTCGATGAGGGAAGACGAGGGTGATAGAGCCGCAGGGCCGGTGCTATCGAAAGCAGTGGTCGGACTAAGTGTCCTGCTTGCCGAGGATGGTGCGGTCAACCGGCAGGTCGCGGTAGATCTTCTCACGAAGCGTGGCCACCGGGTCGAAGCCGTCGGGAACGGCCGGGAGGCAGTCGAAGCCGTCCAACATGGTCACTACGATCTGGTGTTGATGGACGTCCACATGCCTATACTGGACGGGCTTGCCGCGACTGCAGAAATCCGCGCGCTCCCCCGATCCGCGTGCGCCCGCGTGCCGATCATCGCGCTGACCGCGAGTGCTTCGCCGGCCGATCGCGAACGCTGTCTGGCGGCAGGCATGGATGGTTTTGTGACGAAGCCGTTCCGCGCCACCGAACTGTTTGGCGTCGTCGAACAGTACGAGCCGGACATGGTATCGCTCGCCGCTGGACCGGCAACTGCAAGCCCAGTGGAAGCCCTGGCTGCAGACGAGCCTCCGCTGGACTGGAATGGCGCGCTGCGCAATCTTGATGGCGACGAGGCGCTTTTGCGCGAGTTAGTGGCGATGTTCCTTGCCGAATACCCGCAACTGATGGCCACAATCGACGCCGCGCATGCCAGCGGCGATACCAAGGAGTTGCGGCGCGCGGCCCATACCTTGAAAGGCTCAGCGGAGGTTATCGGCGCCGGCCAAGTAGGAATTGCGGCACAGCGGCTCGCGGATTTGGGCCGCGAGGGAGAGCTTGGACCCTTTCCGGAAGCTAGGCAGGCGTTGTCGGCCGCATTGGGTCGCCTGCAGCCAGTCCTTCAGCGAGCGAAATCGGACACCAAGTAGAGCGTTTTGACCAAGTTGAAGGTGCATCAACGAATACAGAGAAATTTCGTGACTGCGTATCTGCGGGAGCCAGTGAAAGTAACATCGCGACGTATCCCGTGCGACATGTCGATCGGTCCGGGGCGCGCCATGAAAGAACCCGCCGCAGTCTTTTCGTTCCCGTTCGGCGGGCAGGTCGATGGTTGATCCCGCTTCGAGTTTGTTCCGTGCTCTTTGCCTTCGACCGCTGCGGTGGTTCAGGCGGTGATGCTCACGCATCTGTGGCGCCGGTCGCGCATCATGAAAGTGGCGATGAAAAAGGCTTGAGCCAACAAGAGTGCGTAGCCCCCGAGTATGATCCCGCACGGCGCCACGAAATTCAGTTGCGGCGCTCGGCTGCGGCTGAATTCTTCAAGGAGTGGAAACCGCGCGCAACTGAACGGGCCGCTGCTACTCTTGTCTATCGAAACGGTAGACGGCTGCATTATCCTGGAACTCGCGCAGGCCCTTGTAGGAGGGA
The genomic region above belongs to Ensifer adhaerens and contains:
- a CDS encoding hybrid sensor histidine kinase/response regulator is translated as MTRTKDADSNEHSSTARALAAQLECARVAQAEAEAARDRLLDGIESALEGFVLYDADDRMVAFNSRFQELFAPSARIGMSFEDLIHASAENGLIPFGEVPPEAWIAQRLKRHRNPGQPFTLRLNSGTWIRISEGRTRDGGLVGAYTDVTEQEEQRAHLEEQIAATEAAVTRARAARRQLLDAIESALEGFALYDADDRLVVYNTRYRDMFTGGAALPKEPILDKPGPQFEERARAFAESGDVDREGVTVEEWVARRMARHSNPSGPFKLVLRDGVTLRVSEHKTGDGGTVCVYSDITELEEHRDRLEELVAKRTAKLQQRTEQLHKSREDLERARDVAEQASKAKSEFLANMSHEIRTPMNGVIGMAELLAGTELSEQQRRYVSIILHSADTLMDLINDILDFSKIEAGRLELEAIPFVLRDTLGDTLQTLAKRAADKDLELACHISPEVPDHLVGDPTRLRQIIVNLVGNAIKFTEIGEVVVDVTLDQQNSTAVRLLFQVRDTGIGIKKAQQERIFEAFAQADTSTTRQYGGTGLGLAIAAQLAERMGGRMELDSSPGSGSVFTFAADFGLAPEPEVTRPAREAQLRGRRVLVVDDNATNRQILEEIVVNWGMTPIVSPDGVAALHALDQAGALPDLAILDVMMPGISGFDLAACLRQRAGLKEMRIVMMSSAGRASDEALLRKLSISRLLVKPVKQSELLNAITNALGVSMREDEGDRAAGPVLSKAVVGLSVLLAEDGAVNRQVAVDLLTKRGHRVEAVGNGREAVEAVQHGHYDLVLMDVHMPILDGLAATAEIRALPRSACARVPIIALTASASPADRERCLAAGMDGFVTKPFRATELFGVVEQYEPDMVSLAAGPATASPVEALAADEPPLDWNGALRNLDGDEALLRELVAMFLAEYPQLMATIDAAHASGDTKELRRAAHTLKGSAEVIGAGQVGIAAQRLADLGREGELGPFPEARQALSAALGRLQPVLQRAKSDTK